A region of Cucumis melo cultivar AY chromosome 2, USDA_Cmelo_AY_1.0, whole genome shotgun sequence DNA encodes the following proteins:
- the LOC103491952 gene encoding expansin-like A1, with protein MAWFLSLLFFFLISSVTACDRCVYQSKASHYYDDRPTSYGGTCGYGSLEFDISKGFYTAAGPSLYKQGIGCGACYQVRCKNKRLCNTKGTKVVLTDQNYENKTEFFMGKKAFSAMALKGKGEELLKIDNLDVEYKRIPCDYKSKNLMVQVVEWSSKPYYLAIKFLYQGGQTDIQAVNIAQVGFPKWSPMKKHQGAIWDSNNVPRGALQISMMVSSGYNRKWIYANYVLPAAWRNGEIYDTGMQIKDIAAEYCRPYNCGDKPWN; from the exons ATGGCTTGGTTTCTCAGCttacttttcttcttccttatcTCTTCCGTCACTGCTTGTGATCGATGTGTTTATCAATCTAAGGCTTCTCATTATTACGATGATAGACCTACTTCAT ATGGAGGGACATGTGGATATGGAAGCTTGGAGTTTGATATCTCCAAAGGATTCTATACAGCTGCTGGGCCTTCCCTTTATAAACAAGGAATTGGCTGTGGTGCATGCTATCag GTGAGATGCAAGAACAAGAGATTGTGCAATACAAAGGGGACAAAAGTAGTTTTGACAGAtcaaaattatgaaaataaaacAGAATTTTTTATGGGTAAAAAAGCTTTCTCTGCCATGGCTTTAAAGGGCAAAGGTGAAGAACTTTTGAAAATTGATAACTTGGATGTGGAATACAAGAG gaTACCATGCGACTACAAAAGCAAAAATTTGATGGTGCAAGTTGTAGAATGGAGTAGCAAACCATACTATTTGGCCATCAAATTCCTATACCAAGGTGGTCAAACTGATATTCAAGCAGTTAATATAGCTCAG gTTGGTTTTCCAAAATGGAGTCCTATGAAAAAGCACCAAGGTGCTATATGGGATAGCAATAATGTACCAAGAGGAGCATTACAAATATCAATGATGGTAAGTTCAGGATATAATAGAAAATGGATTTATGCAAATTATGTTCTTCCTGCTGCTTGGAGAAATGGAGAGATTTATGACACTGGAATGCAAATCAAAGACATTGCTGCTGAATATTGCCGACCTTATAACTGTGGAGACAAGCCATGGAATTAA